In a single window of the Rhopalosiphum padi isolate XX-2018 chromosome 1, ASM2088224v1, whole genome shotgun sequence genome:
- the LOC132932336 gene encoding uncharacterized protein LOC132932336: MLTDNHNFNNLAKINVVEYVDLVSSDDSADDMELDITKLNTNYTQSNNSATQNLTNNLSINAYNNQIEMHTLSKPTFINLEKTIKTHPNKGKMLKRALFPNKKTNTTPALWISTNYNQGRTRGARYIINSKCVRKLKSLEHRNSKLTLKIKQLTIQKQELQDIQIKYLELKEKVLETEEKLLIKGIDTSEYSAFSLANEDHDISTTNDTKCDVLLEPKLERENQIPDNNIFTRGRTITLEPRNIN; this comes from the coding sequence atgttaactgataatcataattttaataatttagctaAAATTAATGTTGTAGAATATGTAGATTTAGTAAGCTCTGATGATAGTGCCGATGATATGGAGTTGGACATAACTAAATTGAATACTAATTATACCCAGAGTAATAACTCAGCAACTCAAAATTTgactaataatttatcaattaatgcTTATAATAACCAAATTGAAATGCATACTCTATCAAAacctacttttattaatttagagaAGACAATTAAAACACATCCCAATAAAGGAAAGATGTTAAAGAGAGCGTTATTTCCAAATAAGAAAACTAATACAACACCAGCTCTTTGGATCAGCACCAATTACAATCAAGGTAGAACTAGAGGAGCCagatacataataaatagtaaatgtgTAAGAAAGTTAAAATCACTCGAACATagaaatagtaaattaacattaaaaattaaacaattgacGATTCAAAAACAGGAATTGCaagatattcaaataaaatatttagaacttAAAGAAAAAGTCCTTGAAACGGAagagaaattattaataaaaggtaTTGATACATCAGAATATTCAGCATTTTCTTTAGCTAATGAAGATCATGATATATCAACAACCAACGATACTAAATGTGATGTATTATTAGAGCCCAAATTAGAAAGAGAAAATCAAAtacctgataataatatttttacccgCGGACGCACTATTACTCTAGAACcacgaaatataaattaa